From a single Anomaloglossus baeobatrachus isolate aAnoBae1 chromosome 4, aAnoBae1.hap1, whole genome shotgun sequence genomic region:
- the HSP90B1 gene encoding endoplasmin, with product MRKLWAIGLCVVLLACVSVRAEEDDDVDIDGTVEDDLGKSRDGSRTDDEVVSREEEAIQLDGLNAAQIKEIREKSEKFAFQAEVNRMMKLIINSLYKNKEIFLRELISNASDALDKIRLMSLTDDNALAANEELTIKIKCDKEKNMLHITDTGIGMTKDELVRNLGTIAKSGTSEFLNKFTEAQEEGQSTSELIGQFGVGFYSAFLVADRVIVTSKHNNDTQHIWESDSNEFFVTDDPRGDTLGRGTTITLVLKEEATDYLELETIKSLVRKYSQFINFPIYVWSSKTETVEEPLDEDEAAKEEKEEETDEEAAVEEEDEEKKPKTKKVEKTIWDWELMNDIKPIWQRPSKEVEEDEYKAFYKSFSKESDEPLAHIHFTAEGEVTFKSILFIPSSAPRGLFDEYGSKKSDFIKLYVRRVFITDDFHDMMPKYLNFVKGVVDSDDLPLNVSRETLQQHKLLKVIRKKLVRKTLDMIKKIADDKFNDKFWKEFGTNVKLGVIEDHSNRTRLAKLLRFQSSNHKTELTSLESYVERMKEKQDKIYFMAGTSRKEVETSPFVERLLKKGYEVVFLIEPVDEYCIQALPEFDGKRFQNVAKEGLKFDESEKAKEAREALEKEYEPLLTWMKEKSLKDQIEKAILSQRLTQSPCALVASQYGWSGNMERIMKAQAYQTGKDISTSYYSSQKKTLEVNPRHPLIKDMLRRVKENEDDQTVADLAVVLLETATLRSGYQLPDTKAYGDRIERMLRLSLNINLDAQVEEEPEEEETADETEQEDSEDIEEVDAEEDTEKPDVEDQTDKPESTHIKDEF from the exons ATGAGGAAGCTGTGGGCTATTGGCCTGTGCGTCGTGCTCctggcatgtg TGTCTGTCAGagcggaggaggatgatgatgtagACATCGATGGAACTGTGGAAGATGACCTGGGAAAAAGCCGAGACGGGTCACGGACAGATGATGAAGTAGTAAGCAG AGAGGAGGAAGCCATCCAACTAGATGGGCTCAATGCTGCGCAGATTAAGGAGATCCGAGAGAAATCTGAAAAGTTTGCATTTCAGGCAGAAGTGAACAGGATGATGAAACTGATCATTAACTCTCTGTACAAGAACAAAGAG ATTTTCCTTAGGGAGTTGATCTCCAATGCTTCGGATGCGCTTGACAAGATCCGTCTCATGTCTTTGACTGATGACAATGCCCTTGCTGCTAATGAAGAATTGACTATTAAAATAAAG TGTGATAAAGAAAAGAATATGCTGCATATTACAGATACTGGCATTGGCATGACAAAGGATGAGCTTGTAAGGAATTTGGGAACAATTGCTAAATCCGGCACTAGTGAATTTTTGAATAAGTTCACAGAAGCCCAAGAGGAAGGGCAGTCTACATCGGAGCTCATCGGCCAGTTTGGTGTTGGCTTCTATTCTGCTTTCTTAGTTGCAGATCGTGTGATCGTAACATCAAAACATAATAACGATACACAACACATTTGGGAGTCTGACTCCAATGAGTTCTTTGTGACAGATGATCCTCGCGGTGACACACTGGGCAGAGGCACAACTATCAC CTTGGTCTTGAAGGAAGAAGCAACTGATTATCTTGAACTGGAAACAATTAAATCTCTTGTGAGGAAATATTCCCAGTTTATCAACTTCCCCATATATGTCTGGAGCAGTAAG ACTGAGACTGTCGAAGAGCCACTTGATGAAGATGAAGCAGCAAAGGAGGAAAAGGAAGAAGAGACTGATGAAGAAGCTGCtgttgaggaggaggatgaagaaaaGAAGCCCAAGACTAAAAAG GTTGAGAAAACCATCTGGGACTGGGAGCTCATGAATGACATCAAGCCAATCTGGCAAAGGCCGTCAAAGGAAGTTGAGGAGGATGAATACAAAGCCTTCTACAAATCATTCTCCAAG GAAAGTGATGAACCCTTGGCTCACATCCACTTCACTGCAGAAGGAGAAGTCACTTTCAAGTCAATCTTGTTTATCCCCTCAAGTGCCCCACGAGGACTGTTTGATGAATATGGCTCTAAAAAGAGTGACTTTATTAAG CTTTATGTCAGACGAGTCTTTATAACTGATGACTTCCATGACATGATGCCCAAGTACTTGAACTTTGTCAAGGGAGTG GTTGATTCTGATGACTTGCCTCTTAATGTATCCAGAGAAACACTACAGCAGCACAAACTACTAAAG GTTATACGAAAGAAACTGGTGCGTAAAACCCTAGACATGATCAAGAAAATCGCAGATGACAAATTCAATGATAAATTCTGGAAGGAATTTGGTACCAATGTTAAACTTGGCGTGATTGAAGACCATTCTAACCGAACCCGGTTGGCCAAGCTTCTCAGATTCCAGTCTTCTAACCACAAGACAGAGTTGACCAGCTTGGAGAGCTATGTGGAAAGAATGAAGGAGAAGCAAGATAAAATCTACTTTATGGCAGGGACCAGCAGGAAGGAG GTGGAGACTTCTCCATTTGTTGAGCGTCTTCTGAAGAAGGGTTATGAAGTGGTGTTCCTTATTGAGCCTGTAGATGAGTACTGCATACAGGCATTGCCAGAGTTTGATGGCAAGAGGTTCCAGAATGTTGCCAAGGAAGGGCTGAAGTTTGATGAGAGTGAAAAGGCAAAAGAAGCCCGTGAAGCTTTGGAGAAGGAATATGAGCCTCTGTTAACATGGATGAAGGAAAAATCTCTTAAAGATCAG ATTGAAAAGGCCATCTTATCTCAGCGTTTGACACAATCTCCCTGTGCCCTTGTGGCAAGTCAGTATGGCTGGTCTGGCAATATGGAGAGGATAATGAAGGCTCAAGCATATCAGACTGGAAAAGACATTTCCACTAG CTATTACTCCAGCCAGAAGAAGACTCTTGAGGTTAATCCAAGGCATCCACTTATTAAAGATATGCTGAGAAGAGTAAAG GAGAATGAAGACGACCAAACTGTGGCTGACCTTGCAGTTGTATTACTTGAGACTGCTACGTTGCGATCTGGATATCAATTACCAGACACCAAAGCATACGGAGACAGAATTGAAAGGATGTTGCGGCTAAGCTTAAATATTAACCTTGATGCACAG GTGGAAGAGGAGCCAGAGGAAGAAGAAACGGCAGATGAAACGGAACAGGAAGATTCAGAAGACATTGAAGAAGTTGATGCAGAGGAAGATACGGAAAAGCCAGATGTGGAGGATCAGACAGATAAACCA GAATCTACACATATAAAAGATGAATTCTAA